From Chryseobacterium sp. IHB B 17019, one genomic window encodes:
- the hemB gene encoding porphobilinogen synthase, with protein sequence MIHSRNRRLRVNDSLRSMVRECTLTTNDFVMPIFVMEGENKQEAIPSMPGIFRRSIDLTVKECKELFSLGVKAVNLYMKVSEDLKDNTGKESWNKNGLMQNTIRAIKDAVPEMVVMPDVALDPYSIYGHDGIIENGKIINDATNDALARMSVSHAEAGADIVAPSDMMDGRVQVIREALEGSGFTDVGILSYAAKYASSFYGPFRSALDSAPKDNMEIPKDKKTYQMDFHNSREALNEVFKDIDEGADIIMIKPGLPYLDIVSKVREAIDLPIAVYNVSGEYAMVKAAAQNGWLDNDKTIIESLTCFKRAGADMIFTYFAKEAAILLNK encoded by the coding sequence ATGATACATTCAAGAAATAGAAGGTTGAGAGTAAACGACTCTCTAAGAAGTATGGTAAGAGAATGCACCCTTACAACTAATGATTTTGTAATGCCGATCTTCGTCATGGAGGGTGAAAACAAGCAGGAAGCAATTCCGTCGATGCCCGGGATTTTCAGGAGGAGCATAGATCTGACGGTGAAGGAATGTAAGGAATTATTTTCTTTGGGAGTAAAAGCTGTCAACCTGTACATGAAAGTTTCCGAAGACCTTAAAGATAATACCGGAAAGGAATCCTGGAACAAAAACGGATTAATGCAGAATACAATCAGAGCGATCAAAGATGCTGTTCCGGAAATGGTTGTCATGCCTGATGTGGCGCTGGATCCTTATTCCATCTATGGCCACGACGGGATTATAGAAAACGGAAAAATCATCAATGATGCAACCAATGACGCATTGGCCAGAATGTCAGTTTCTCACGCGGAAGCCGGAGCTGATATTGTAGCACCGAGTGATATGATGGATGGCAGGGTTCAGGTAATTCGTGAAGCTTTGGAAGGAAGCGGATTTACAGATGTAGGGATTTTAAGCTATGCTGCAAAATATGCCAGCTCTTTCTATGGCCCTTTCAGAAGTGCTTTGGACAGTGCCCCGAAAGATAATATGGAAATTCCTAAGGATAAAAAAACATATCAGATGGATTTTCATAATTCGAGGGAAGCATTAAATGAAGTTTTTAAAGATATTGATGAAGGCGCAGATATTATCATGATCAAACCGGGACTTCCCTATTTGGATATTGTTTCGAAAGTGCGTGAAGCCATCGATCTTCCTATTGCAGTGTACAATGTGAGCGGGGAATATGCGATGGTAAAAGCGGCTGCTCAAAACGGCTGGCTGGATAACGACAAAACAATCATCGAAAGCCTTACTTGTTTCAAAAGAGCCGGAGCAGATATGATTTTCACCTATTTTGCTAAAGAAGCGGCGATTCTTTTAAATAAATAA
- a CDS encoding YncE family protein yields the protein MKNYFVKPLKLKLCAVSLLALASCSDSDTPNLPETYEEKIVVANRGSGSISFVNAGNTNESKTLSIPNSEPMYVVYVPQNDKLYVGDRAGKKIHVVNPKNQQVENSINAGNGVFHMWADGQGKELWVTNDIDNTISVINLATNTITNTINVDLKPHDVFLTKDGTTAFVSVFTASSTVDKVYKYSLSSHTKTGEVSVGKEPHLFHLPNTNTLYIPCQSGKLYIVNPDTMSITTEKDYAGAHGIFASPDQSKIFISNITGNQLFSINSTSGDQISMSATSIIPHNITANGNGDKIFVTHSSLENKVSVYNVNPAGVLSNSGSFNAGTNPFGIVYYKRKTN from the coding sequence ATGAAAAATTATTTTGTTAAGCCTTTAAAGCTTAAGTTGTGTGCCGTGTCTTTACTTGCTCTGGCCTCGTGTAGTGATAGCGATACCCCAAATTTACCCGAAACCTATGAAGAAAAAATAGTGGTGGCCAATCGTGGTTCGGGAAGTATAAGTTTTGTGAATGCGGGAAATACCAATGAGTCAAAAACACTTTCAATTCCTAATTCCGAGCCGATGTATGTGGTGTACGTTCCACAAAATGATAAGCTGTATGTAGGTGACAGGGCCGGAAAAAAAATTCATGTTGTAAATCCTAAAAATCAACAGGTTGAAAATTCTATCAACGCTGGGAACGGAGTTTTTCACATGTGGGCAGACGGACAGGGCAAGGAATTGTGGGTCACCAACGATATCGATAATACGATCTCGGTCATCAATCTCGCAACAAATACCATCACGAATACTATCAATGTAGACCTGAAACCTCACGATGTTTTCCTGACTAAAGACGGAACTACTGCCTTTGTTTCTGTTTTTACAGCAAGTTCAACTGTTGACAAAGTCTATAAATATTCACTATCCAGCCATACAAAAACCGGGGAAGTAAGTGTAGGAAAAGAACCGCATTTGTTTCACCTTCCCAACACTAATACGTTGTATATTCCGTGTCAGTCCGGCAAACTTTATATTGTAAACCCTGATACGATGAGCATTACCACAGAAAAAGATTATGCAGGTGCTCACGGAATTTTTGCATCGCCGGATCAAAGTAAGATTTTTATAAGCAATATCACCGGAAATCAATTATTCTCGATTAATTCTACTTCTGGAGATCAAATTTCTATGTCAGCAACATCCATTATCCCTCACAATATTACCGCCAATGGTAATGGCGATAAAATATTTGTAACACATTCCAGCTTGGAAAATAAGGTTTCAGTTTATAATGTAAATCCGGCAGGAGTGTTATCCAATTCCGGATCGTTCAATGCCGGTACAAATCCTTTCGGAATCGTCTATTACAAACGGAAAACAAATTAA
- a CDS encoding thioredoxin family protein, with protein sequence MLQAYWKKGISFESYINRIQDTAQIQVENEGLISEYLLSIERAERIISNYTPDPQQEEKFIRKDFNGNILIIAEGWCGDCSQSVPVIKQFFGNKNPIKILYRDENPDLMQLFLTNGNEAVPIVIFLDASCNVLTHWGPRTKHGLELLSKFRDDPESYPKEIFMKDLHEYYENNNGYDIVEEILETL encoded by the coding sequence ATGTTACAGGCATATTGGAAAAAAGGAATTTCTTTTGAATCTTATATCAACAGAATTCAGGATACCGCACAAATACAGGTTGAAAACGAAGGTCTTATATCAGAATATTTGCTTTCCATCGAAAGAGCAGAACGGATTATAAGCAATTATACTCCGGATCCTCAGCAAGAAGAAAAATTTATTCGAAAAGATTTTAACGGAAATATTTTGATCATAGCTGAAGGATGGTGTGGTGATTGCAGCCAGTCTGTTCCGGTAATAAAACAGTTTTTCGGGAACAAAAATCCTATAAAAATACTTTATCGTGACGAAAACCCGGATCTTATGCAATTGTTCCTTACCAACGGCAATGAAGCTGTTCCTATCGTGATTTTTCTCGACGCGAGCTGTAATGTACTGACTCATTGGGGACCGCGTACAAAGCATGGACTGGAACTATTGTCAAAATTCAGGGATGATCCTGAAAGTTACCCGAAAGAAATATTTATGAAAGATTTACATGAATATTATGAAAATAATAACGGATACGATATCGTAGAAGAAATCCTTGAAACACTGTAA
- a CDS encoding T9SS response regulator signal transducer PorX: protein MSEKILWIDDEIDLLKPHIVFLEKKGYQVTPVNNVNEALELMDSEKFALTLIDENMPGISGLEAIPMIKDKDNSLKIVMVTKSEEEHIMEEAIGSQIADYILKPVNPNQILLSLKKNLQEDNLVEQKTILQYQQEFRNLSMELSYLRTYQDWAEYYKKILNWEIKFDKVADNEFADLLQSQKEEANIQFAKFIENNYEDWLHDTEKPIMSHTLFKEKVKPEVEKDKVLLLMVDNLRYDQWKVIEPLFTKYYNKVSEDYYYSILPTATQYARNSFFAGLMPSEIEKRFPEKWFNDNEDGNKNEFERDFLEDQMKRIGLGSKSMKYLKVLNADFERKIYDDFNQHKNNDLLVIVYNFIDILSHAKTDNHIVDQLIRDDKTFRSLTLNWFENSSLLKIIKVAAENGFKLVITTDHGTVYVKRPSKVVGDRETSTNIRYKTGKSLTYDDSDVWAITNPEKLFLPKGNLSSKYIFAKNNIFLAYPKNYNHFVNYYKETYQHGGISLEECIIPISILEPK from the coding sequence ATGTCGGAAAAGATATTATGGATAGATGATGAAATAGATTTACTTAAACCTCACATCGTTTTCTTAGAAAAAAAAGGTTACCAGGTAACCCCTGTCAACAACGTGAATGAGGCATTGGAACTAATGGACTCAGAAAAATTCGCACTAACACTCATTGATGAAAATATGCCCGGAATCTCTGGGCTTGAAGCTATTCCTATGATTAAAGATAAAGACAACTCTTTAAAAATAGTAATGGTAACGAAAAGTGAGGAAGAACACATTATGGAAGAAGCAATAGGATCTCAGATTGCTGATTATATTTTGAAACCTGTAAACCCCAATCAGATTCTTTTATCATTAAAGAAAAATCTTCAGGAGGATAATCTGGTAGAACAGAAAACAATTCTGCAATACCAACAGGAATTCAGAAATCTTTCTATGGAATTGTCTTATTTAAGAACATATCAGGATTGGGCGGAATATTATAAGAAAATCCTTAATTGGGAAATTAAGTTTGATAAAGTAGCGGATAATGAATTTGCAGACCTTTTACAATCACAGAAGGAAGAAGCTAATATTCAATTTGCCAAGTTTATTGAAAACAATTATGAAGACTGGTTGCATGATACAGAAAAGCCCATCATGAGCCACACACTTTTTAAAGAAAAAGTAAAGCCTGAGGTAGAAAAAGACAAAGTTCTTTTATTAATGGTTGATAACCTTCGGTATGACCAATGGAAAGTAATCGAGCCATTATTCACTAAATATTACAATAAAGTTTCAGAAGATTATTATTACAGTATTTTACCTACTGCCACGCAGTATGCGAGAAACTCGTTCTTTGCAGGTTTAATGCCATCTGAGATTGAAAAGCGTTTCCCTGAAAAATGGTTTAATGATAATGAAGACGGTAACAAAAATGAATTTGAACGTGATTTCCTTGAAGATCAGATGAAACGTATTGGTTTAGGCTCTAAATCAATGAAATATTTGAAAGTTTTGAATGCGGATTTTGAAAGAAAAATCTATGATGATTTCAATCAGCACAAAAACAATGATCTTCTGGTGATTGTTTACAACTTTATCGATATTCTTTCTCATGCTAAAACGGATAATCATATTGTTGATCAGCTAATTCGTGATGATAAAACTTTCAGATCATTAACTTTGAACTGGTTTGAAAATTCATCATTACTGAAAATTATTAAAGTTGCTGCTGAAAATGGCTTCAAGCTGGTTATCACAACAGATCACGGAACCGTTTATGTTAAAAGACCAAGTAAGGTCGTTGGTGACAGGGAAACGTCCACGAATATCCGCTATAAAACAGGTAAAAGTTTAACTTACGATGACAGTGATGTCTGGGCAATCACAAATCCAGAAAAGCTATTTTTACCAAAGGGAAATTTAAGTTCAAAATATATTTTTGCGAAAAATAATATCTTTTTAGCTTACCCGAAAAATTACAATCACTTTGTGAATTATTATAAAGAAACATACCAACACGGAGGAATTTCATTGGAAGAATGTATAATTCCTATAAGTATTTTAGAGCCCAAATAG
- a CDS encoding MliC family protein, with product MKKSFFAIICTTLFLVSCTKDKTKASTEPEKTPVTDSISTASPEVKDNFIKSTAKDKDGKTLEMTFDNAKNTVTVVFEGNTVTLEGQEVGSGMLYKNDQYELSGKGEQVELTKEGKTIFKN from the coding sequence ATGAAAAAATCTTTTTTTGCAATTATTTGCACTACATTATTTTTGGTTTCATGTACAAAAGATAAAACCAAAGCATCGACAGAACCGGAAAAAACTCCTGTTACAGATAGTATTTCAACAGCTTCACCAGAAGTGAAAGACAATTTTATAAAAAGTACAGCCAAAGACAAGGATGGGAAAACTCTAGAAATGACCTTTGACAATGCTAAAAACACTGTAACTGTAGTATTCGAAGGTAATACCGTAACTCTTGAAGGCCAGGAAGTAGGTTCCGGAATGCTGTACAAAAATGATCAGTATGAATTGTCAGGCAAAGGTGAACAGGTGGAATTAACAAAAGAAGGCAAAACGATTTTTAAAAACTAA
- a CDS encoding exodeoxyribonuclease III has product MKLITYNVNGIRAAFTKDFLGWLKIADPDIICIQESKAGNDQIDIESLEKLGYHSYWHSAVRKGYSGVGIASKIKPNHVEYGCGIESYDNEGRIIRADFDGFSAISVYVPSASNIERLDFKMQFCHDFLEYIKNLKKEIPNLTISGDFNICHEAIDIHDPVRLKNVSGFLPMEREWMTNFINECELIDSFRFFNDQPDNYTWWSYRQNSRAKNKGWRLDYNFASYTLKEKLTRAVILKEAVHSDHCPALLEFNI; this is encoded by the coding sequence ATGAAATTAATCACATACAACGTAAACGGAATAAGAGCTGCTTTCACTAAAGATTTCTTAGGCTGGCTCAAAATTGCTGATCCGGATATCATCTGCATCCAGGAAAGTAAAGCAGGAAATGATCAAATAGACATCGAAAGCCTCGAAAAACTAGGCTATCACAGTTATTGGCACTCTGCGGTAAGAAAAGGCTATAGCGGCGTGGGAATTGCCTCAAAAATAAAGCCCAATCATGTTGAATATGGTTGCGGTATTGAAAGCTATGACAATGAAGGAAGAATTATTCGTGCGGACTTTGACGGATTTTCAGCCATTTCAGTATATGTTCCTTCTGCATCCAATATTGAAAGACTGGACTTTAAAATGCAGTTCTGTCATGACTTTTTAGAATACATTAAAAATTTGAAAAAAGAAATTCCTAACCTTACCATTTCAGGAGATTTTAATATTTGTCATGAAGCTATTGATATCCATGACCCGGTGCGTTTAAAAAATGTTTCAGGATTCTTACCGATGGAAAGAGAATGGATGACCAATTTTATTAATGAATGCGAATTGATCGACAGTTTCAGGTTTTTTAATGATCAGCCTGATAATTACACATGGTGGAGCTACAGACAAAATTCGCGGGCTAAAAATAAGGGTTGGAGATTAGATTATAACTTTGCTTCCTATACTTTAAAAGAAAAGCTTACAAGAGCTGTTATTTTGAAAGAAGCGGTACATTCGGATCATTGCCCTGCCTTATTGGAATTCAATATTTAA
- a CDS encoding septal ring lytic transglycosylase RlpA family protein, whose translation MMKRFILVIIMMISALGVYSFKNNAMDAKKTSYASYYHDKFNGRKTASGEIFDNAKFTAANRTLPFGTNIKVTNLNNGKEVIVKINDRGPFHASRALDMSKAAFDEIGDISHGTIPVEYEIVD comes from the coding sequence GTGATGAAAAGATTTATTCTCGTAATCATAATGATGATTTCAGCGCTTGGTGTTTATTCTTTCAAGAATAATGCCATGGATGCGAAAAAAACAAGTTATGCATCGTACTACCACGATAAGTTTAACGGTAGAAAAACTGCCAGCGGAGAGATCTTTGATAACGCAAAGTTTACCGCAGCAAACAGAACGCTTCCTTTTGGTACAAATATTAAGGTTACCAATCTGAACAATGGGAAAGAGGTGATAGTGAAGATTAATGATAGAGGTCCTTTCCATGCATCAAGAGCTTTAGATATGTCTAAAGCAGCGTTCGACGAAATCGGAGATATCAGTCATGGTACAATTCCGGTGGAATATGAAATTGTCGATTAA
- the rimO gene encoding 30S ribosomal protein S12 methylthiotransferase RimO yields the protein MRTKSVGKKKINVVTLGCSKNVYDSEVLMSQLKANGKEVVHEDKGDIVVINTCGFIDNAKEESINTILDYVEAKNRGEVEKVFVTGCLSERYKPDLIREIPDVDQYFGTRDLPILLKHLGADYKHELVGERLTTTPKHYAYLKISEGCDRPCSFCAIPLMRGGHMSTPIEKLVTEAQKLAKKGTKELILIAQDLTYYGLDLYKKRALGDLLKELVKVDGIEWIRLHYAFPSGFPEDVLDIIREEPKVCNYIDIPLQHINSDLLKSMKRGTTHEKTDALLAKFREKVPDMAIRTTLIVGYPGETEERFQELKDWVREQKFDRLGCFTYSHEENTSAYVLQDDIPQEVKEARVEEIMELQSQISWEKNQEKIGKIYKCIFDRKEGNYFVGRTEYDSPDVDNTVLVSAENTYISIGDFAEVKITSAEEFDLYGELI from the coding sequence ATGCGCACAAAATCTGTAGGTAAGAAGAAAATTAATGTAGTAACGCTTGGATGTTCCAAGAACGTTTATGATTCCGAAGTCTTGATGAGCCAGCTTAAAGCCAATGGTAAAGAAGTTGTTCATGAAGACAAGGGAGATATTGTTGTAATCAATACCTGCGGATTTATTGATAATGCAAAAGAAGAATCCATCAATACAATTCTGGATTATGTAGAAGCTAAAAATAGAGGAGAGGTAGAAAAAGTTTTCGTTACAGGCTGTCTTTCTGAAAGATACAAGCCGGATTTGATAAGAGAAATTCCGGATGTAGATCAATATTTCGGAACAAGAGACCTTCCGATTTTATTAAAACATTTGGGAGCAGATTATAAGCACGAATTGGTTGGAGAAAGATTAACAACTACTCCAAAACACTATGCTTACCTAAAAATATCTGAAGGTTGCGACAGACCGTGCTCTTTTTGTGCAATCCCGTTAATGCGTGGAGGCCATATGTCCACACCAATTGAGAAATTGGTTACCGAAGCCCAAAAATTAGCCAAAAAAGGAACAAAAGAATTGATTTTGATTGCTCAGGACCTTACCTATTACGGATTAGACCTTTATAAAAAAAGAGCGTTGGGTGATTTATTAAAAGAATTGGTGAAAGTTGATGGTATCGAATGGATTCGCCTTCATTATGCTTTCCCAAGCGGGTTTCCGGAGGACGTTCTGGATATTATCCGTGAGGAGCCTAAGGTTTGCAATTATATAGATATTCCACTTCAGCATATCAATTCGGATTTATTAAAATCAATGAAGAGGGGAACAACTCATGAAAAAACTGATGCTCTTTTGGCCAAATTCAGAGAAAAAGTTCCGGATATGGCTATCAGAACAACCCTTATTGTTGGTTATCCCGGAGAAACAGAGGAGAGATTCCAGGAATTAAAAGACTGGGTGAGAGAGCAAAAATTTGACAGATTAGGGTGTTTCACTTACTCTCATGAAGAGAATACTTCCGCTTATGTTTTGCAGGATGATATTCCACAGGAAGTTAAAGAAGCCAGAGTAGAAGAGATTATGGAGCTTCAGTCTCAAATTTCATGGGAGAAAAACCAGGAGAAAATTGGTAAAATATATAAATGTATTTTTGACAGAAAAGAAGGGAACTATTTTGTTGGAAGAACGGAATATGATTCACCTGATGTTGATAATACAGTTTTAGTATCGGCAGAAAATACCTACATTTCTATTGGTGATTTTGCAGAGGTAAAAATAACATCGGCAGAGGAATTTGACCTGTATGGTGAATTGATTTAA
- the rfbC gene encoding dTDP-4-dehydrorhamnose 3,5-epimerase, whose amino-acid sequence MKIKSTPLKDCYIIEPTIFEDERGYFFEKFNEQKFEELTGMNGHFVQDNVSKSSYGVLRGLHLQKGEHSQAKLVSCLDGKVWDVAVDLREDSPTFGQWFGIELTDENKLQLYIPRGFGHGFSVLSDTAVFAYKCDNFYNKESEGSVKYNDPDLNIDWKIKKEDIVLSEKDQNAPGFKEKNF is encoded by the coding sequence ATGAAAATTAAGTCTACACCTTTAAAAGACTGTTATATAATAGAACCTACTATCTTCGAAGATGAAAGAGGGTATTTTTTTGAAAAATTTAACGAACAAAAATTTGAAGAACTGACAGGAATGAATGGTCATTTCGTTCAGGATAATGTTTCAAAATCTTCTTATGGAGTATTGAGAGGCCTTCATTTGCAAAAAGGAGAACATTCACAAGCCAAATTGGTTTCCTGTCTTGACGGGAAGGTTTGGGATGTTGCGGTAGACTTGAGAGAAGATTCACCAACATTCGGGCAATGGTTCGGAATTGAACTTACGGACGAAAATAAATTGCAATTATATATTCCCAGAGGTTTTGGGCATGGTTTTTCAGTTTTAAGTGATACGGCAGTTTTTGCTTATAAATGTGATAATTTTTACAATAAAGAATCAGAAGGCAGTGTAAAATACAACGATCCGGATCTTAATATAGATTGGAAAATTAAAAAAGAAGATATAGTACTCTCTGAAAAAGATCAGAATGCTCCGGGTTTTAAGGAAAAGAATTTTTAA
- a CDS encoding MraY family glycosyltransferase, which translates to MIEHIFVFVFLFISILIYFKIADKYNIIDKPNHRSAHSQITLRGGGIIFPIAFIIFSLFNFNESVHEYWSFGLGLLAICFISFLDDIRTLSNRIRLSIHFISVVLLLYFTDTFSLMPFWAWPIFFIMIIGTLNAYNFMDGINGMTGIYSLVTLVSLLYINKEIVSFAEDDFIIYPILASLVFLFFNFRKKAKCFAGDVGSMGIGFWVIGLITLLIMKTQDYKYILLLSIYGMEVVLTIIERILLKENIFEAHRRHLYQLFANEKKVSHLLISTTYAVVQLIVNVFLIYSKLPVAAVVLIIFIPIGGIYLALKYSLKKKYSL; encoded by the coding sequence ATGATAGAACATATTTTTGTATTCGTATTTTTATTTATTTCGATTCTGATATATTTCAAGATAGCAGATAAGTACAATATTATCGACAAACCCAATCACCGAAGTGCCCACTCACAAATAACTTTGAGGGGTGGAGGGATTATTTTTCCCATAGCGTTTATTATTTTTAGTTTATTTAATTTTAATGAATCCGTACATGAATATTGGTCTTTTGGGTTGGGATTATTAGCAATATGTTTTATCAGTTTTCTTGATGATATTAGGACTTTATCTAATAGAATAAGGCTTTCTATTCATTTTATTTCTGTAGTTCTTTTATTATATTTTACGGATACATTTAGTTTAATGCCATTTTGGGCGTGGCCTATTTTCTTCATTATGATTATAGGAACACTTAATGCCTATAATTTTATGGATGGTATCAACGGAATGACCGGCATTTATAGTCTGGTAACTTTAGTGTCACTTCTTTATATTAATAAAGAAATAGTATCTTTCGCAGAGGATGATTTTATAATTTATCCTATTTTAGCGTCATTAGTTTTTCTGTTTTTCAATTTTAGGAAAAAGGCAAAATGTTTTGCCGGGGATGTAGGAAGCATGGGAATTGGTTTTTGGGTAATAGGTCTTATCACTTTATTAATTATGAAAACCCAGGATTATAAGTACATCCTGCTTTTATCAATTTATGGAATGGAAGTGGTACTAACTATTATTGAAAGAATATTATTGAAAGAAAATATTTTTGAAGCACACAGAAGACATTTATACCAGCTTTTTGCAAACGAGAAAAAAGTATCTCATTTGTTAATCAGTACTACCTATGCTGTTGTGCAATTAATTGTGAATGTGTTTTTAATATATTCAAAATTACCGGTTGCTGCTGTTGTTTTAATTATATTTATTCCCATCGGAGGAATTTATTTAGCTTTAAAATATAGCCTTAAGAAAAAATATAGTTTATAA
- a CDS encoding NAD-dependent epimerase/dehydratase family protein, translating into MKIIITGASGFVGLNLSKYLESQNCDVKPLSLRSNWALDKDSNVLIHLAGKAHDTANTSDENEYFKINTDLTKKVFDEFLDSGITDFIYFSSVKATADTIDYILDEDHFSNPKTPYGKSKLSAEEYLLSKVLPENKRLFIIRPCMIHGPGNKGNLNLLYKIVDKGLPWPLAAFENKRSFLSIDNLNFLILQILKNKQIQSGIYNFADDDFISTNKLIKIIGETTGRKARLWNISSGIISFSAKIGDKISLPLNSERLKKLTESYRVSNRKIKIALGISRLPVSAEEGLIKTIKSFQHK; encoded by the coding sequence ATGAAAATTATTATTACAGGAGCCTCCGGTTTTGTAGGACTAAATCTTTCAAAATATTTAGAGAGTCAGAATTGTGATGTAAAACCTTTATCATTGCGGTCAAACTGGGCTCTGGATAAAGATTCAAATGTACTTATTCACCTTGCGGGCAAGGCTCATGATACTGCAAATACTTCTGATGAGAATGAATATTTTAAAATTAATACGGATCTCACAAAAAAGGTTTTTGATGAATTTCTAGATTCTGGAATTACGGATTTTATATATTTCAGCAGTGTAAAAGCTACAGCAGATACTATTGATTATATTTTAGATGAAGATCATTTTTCAAATCCTAAAACCCCTTATGGAAAATCTAAACTTTCAGCAGAAGAATACCTTCTTTCCAAGGTATTACCTGAAAATAAAAGATTATTTATTATTCGACCTTGCATGATCCACGGTCCTGGAAATAAAGGAAATTTAAATCTTTTATATAAAATCGTTGATAAAGGCCTTCCATGGCCATTGGCAGCATTTGAAAATAAAAGATCTTTTTTAAGTATTGACAATCTTAATTTTTTAATATTACAAATCCTTAAAAACAAACAAATTCAGTCAGGAATTTATAATTTTGCGGATGATGATTTTATTTCTACCAATAAATTGATTAAAATAATCGGAGAAACTACGGGTCGAAAAGCTAGGTTGTGGAATATTTCTTCAGGAATTATTTCTTTTTCAGCGAAGATTGGAGATAAAATCAGTTTGCCTTTAAATTCAGAACGCCTGAAAAAGCTTACTGAAAGTTATAGGGTTTCCAATAGAAAAATAAAAATTGCATTAGGAATATCAAGACTTCCGGTTTCAGCTGAAGAAGGTTTAATAAAAACGATAAAAAGCTTTCAACACAAATGA
- a CDS encoding glycosyltransferase family 4 protein — protein sequence MKVLIVTQYFYPENFKSNDMAFELKKRGHEVTVLTGIPNYPEGKIYDGYGFFKTRKQIIDGVEIIRALLMPRGKGGGIRLFINYFSWAFFASLKARKISSSKKFDAIIVHEPSPITQFYPALVVKKRQKTPIYFWVMDLWPESLEIAGGIKNKFILNFFTKMVQKFYKESEKILITSKGFKKSILEKGDFEDKIHYFPNWAEDTISFGNKEFPIPTLPEGFKVMFAGNIGEAQDMDSIMMAALRLKQNKNIKFILVGDGRKMPFVQDFIKNNNLEETVYTVGRYPVEAMASFFDAADVLLVSLKDDPIFNLTVPAKVQAYMSSGKPIIAMLNGEGAETIIEANCGFAVPAGNSDKLAEIINQASQMTKEHLLSLGENGKKFYETHYKMEECISNLEKIISQK from the coding sequence ATGAAAGTCCTTATTGTAACTCAATATTTTTATCCTGAAAACTTTAAAAGTAATGACATGGCTTTTGAACTTAAAAAAAGAGGTCACGAAGTTACTGTACTTACAGGAATTCCCAATTATCCCGAAGGTAAAATATATGACGGATACGGCTTTTTTAAAACAAGGAAGCAAATAATAGATGGTGTTGAAATAATCAGGGCCCTTCTAATGCCAAGAGGAAAAGGCGGCGGAATCAGATTATTTATCAATTATTTTAGTTGGGCATTTTTCGCCTCTCTAAAAGCAAGAAAAATATCATCTTCAAAAAAGTTCGATGCTATCATTGTCCATGAGCCATCGCCAATTACTCAGTTTTATCCTGCTTTGGTTGTAAAAAAACGTCAAAAAACGCCTATCTATTTTTGGGTGATGGATTTATGGCCTGAAAGTTTAGAGATAGCAGGAGGAATTAAAAATAAATTTATATTGAATTTTTTCACTAAAATGGTGCAAAAATTCTATAAAGAATCTGAAAAAATACTTATTACATCAAAAGGGTTTAAAAAATCTATACTAGAGAAAGGTGATTTTGAAGATAAAATTCATTATTTTCCTAATTGGGCCGAGGATACCATTTCATTCGGTAATAAAGAATTTCCTATTCCTACACTTCCCGAAGGATTCAAAGTAATGTTTGCGGGAAATATTGGAGAAGCTCAGGATATGGACAGCATAATGATGGCTGCTTTACGTCTTAAACAAAATAAGAATATCAAATTTATTTTAGTTGGAGATGGTAGAAAAATGCCATTTGTACAGGATTTTATTAAAAATAACAATCTCGAAGAAACAGTTTATACTGTAGGGCGCTATCCGGTTGAAGCAATGGCATCTTTTTTCGATGCGGCGGATGTATTATTGGTAAGCCTTAAGGATGATCCGATATTTAATCTTACAGTTCCTGCAAAAGTTCAGGCGTATATGAGTTCTGGAAAGCCTATTATAGCCATGTTGAACGGAGAAGGTGCAGAAACGATAATTGAAGCAAACTGTGGATTTGCTGTACCTGCTGGAAATAGTGATAAATTAGCTGAAATAATTAATCAGGCATCACAAATGACTAAAGAACATTTGTTAAGTTTAGGAGAAAATGGGAAAAAATTTTATGAAACTCATTATAAAATGGAAGAATGCATTTCAAATCTTGAAAAAATAATTTCTCAAAAATGA